In Anaerolineae bacterium, the genomic window CGGTACCCGATTTGTTTTAGCACTCGAAGGCCTCGAGTGCCAGGCAAAGCCAATTTTACCACAATTCGGCCTCTTGCCAACCCTCTGTGTTATCATGAGACCACCCTCATCCTCCCCTCTCGGAGGTCAACCCATGTTTGCCCCAGATTTGTTTGCCGGAAAAGTCGCCCTGATCACCGGGTCGGGCCGCGGCATCGGCCAGGCCATCGCACTCCAGTTTGCCCGCTTAGGCGCCGATGTGGTGGTCAATTTCTTTCGCAACCGCAAGCCCGCCGAGGAAACGGCCAGCCTCATCGAACAAATGGGCCGCCGCGCCGTCGTGGTCAAGGCCAATGTGGGCGACCTCGACGACCTGGACCGTCTCTTCGCCACCGCCGAGGCGGAATTCGGCGGCCTGGATTTCTTCATCCATAACGCTGCCTCGGGCTACAACCGCCCTGTGATGGAGCAGAAACCCAAGGGTTGGGAATGGACGATGAACATCAACGCCCGCGCCTTGCTCTTCGCCGCTCAGAAGGCGGCCCCCCTGATGCAGCGGCGCGGCGGCGGGGCCATCGTCAGCATCTCCAGCCCCGGCTCCATGCGGGTGCTGCCGGAGTATGTGGTGGTGGGCGCCAGCAAAGCCGCCCTGGAGGCCCTCACCCGTTACTTAGCCGTGGAACTGGCCCCCTACGACATCGTGGTCAACGCCGTGTCGCCGGGGGTGGTGCTCACCGACGCGCTGAAGCATTTCGCCGTGCTCCGCCAGAGCGACGCCATTGAAAAAGCCCGAGCCGCCACTCCGGCCGGTCGCTTAACCACCCCTGAAGACATCGCCCAGGTGGTCGCCTTCCTGTGCAGCCCGGGCGCCGCGATGATCCGCGGCCAGGTCATCGTGGTGGACGGCGGGTACCTTCTGCCTGCCACGGGAGGGCTCTGAATGTCCTGGGTGGAACTCATCGGGTACACCGGCTCGGCGCTGGTGGCCCTTTCGTTGATGATGGCCTCCCTGTTGCGCCTGCGGGTGATCAACCTGCTGGGCGCCCTGGCCTTTACGGCCTACGGCCTGCTCATCCGCGCCCACCCTGTGGCCGTGCTCAACGGGCTCATCGTGGCCGTGGATGCGTACTACCTCTTCCAGATGCTGCGCCAGCAGGAATACTTCACCCTGCTGGAAATCCCCGTGGACTCCGTCTATCTGCGCCGCTTTCTGGAGTTCCATGCCGAGGATATCCGCCGCTACCTGCCCGCTTTCCGCGCCGCAATTCCTGGCGACGCCCTGGCTGTGTTCATCCTGCGCGACATGATGCCCGCGGGCCTGTTCATCGCCCGGCCTGAGGGGGAAGGCACGGCCATGGTGTGGCTCGACTATGTCATCCCCGGCTACCGCGACTTCAAAATCGGGCGCTTCCTCTTCGGGGAAAACGCGGCCTATTTCCATGCCCGGGGGATTCGCCGGCTTCTTTCGCCAGGGGGGAACCGCGCCCATCAGCGCTACCTGCGGCGCATGGGTTTCCGCCCCGTGGGGGAAGTCTGGACGCGGGAGGTTTGACCGCCCCCCCCAGAGGGCCCACCATCCCCAGAGGGAGCATCGCCGTTTGGCTACACGAAGCGTCACACCTCTCCGGCAAAGGTGGCGCAGCGCACGGTGAAGGCGGCCAACGCCTCCCGGTCCACCGTCACGCCCAGGCCCGGGCCCGTTGGCACGGTGATGGTGCTGTCCTCGTTCAGGGTGAAGCGCTCGAGGGTGATGTCGCGGGCGTAATAGCGCTCGGTGGCCGAGATGTCGCCCGGCAGGGCGAAGTTGGGCAGCGAGGCCAGGGCCAGGTTGGCCGCCCGACCAATCCCGGTCTCCAACATGCCGCCGCACCACACGGGAACGCCCTGCGCCTGGGCCAGGTCGTGGATGGCTTTGGCGTTGCCCAGGCCGCCCACCCGCCCCTGTTTGATGTTGATCACCCGACAGGCGCCCATCTCCAACGCCTGGCGGGCGTGGCGGGGCAAGGTGATGCTTTCGTCCAGGCAGATGGGGGTGCGAAAGGCCCCCTGCAACTTGTGGTGATCCCACAGATCGTCCTCGGCCAGGGGCTGCTCGATGAGCAAGAGGTCGAGGTCGTCCAGGGGCTTGAGGGCCTGGGCGCTTTCCAGCGTGTAGGCACTGTTGGCGTCCACCTGCAGGGGCAGGCCGGGGAAAGCCCGCCTCACGGCCTGCACCTCGGCCACATCGCGGCCGGGCTTGATTTTGAGTTTCACCCGCCGGTAACCCTGCTCCACATAGGCGGCGACCGTCTCGAGCAAAGCCTCCACCGTGGGCTGGATGCCCACCGAGACGCCTATGGCCACCCGCTCGCGCACGCCGCCTAACATCTCGCGCAGCGAACGGCCTTCTCGCTTGCCGCGCAAATCCCACAGCGCCATCTCCAGGCCGGCTTTGGCCATGTTGTGCCCGCGCACCCTGGCCGCCCGGCGCTGGAAGTCGGCCGCCGGGTCGGCGTCGTCCAGGGGCGCGTTCAAGAGCCAGGGGACGAGGAAGCCGCTCAGGATATGCCAGGCCGTGCCCGTGGTCTCGTAGGCGTAGCCGGGGTCGCGGTCGGCCACCACCTCGCCCCAGCCGACAAGGCCTTGCTCGTCGCGGGCCTCCACGATCAAGCACTCGCGGTGGGTGATGCGGCCAAAGGAGGTCTCGAAGGGGGTGACCAGGGGCATGCGCAAATGATAAAGGGTGAGAGTTTCGATTTTGAGCATGGTGACCTCGGAGAAGATTTGCGATTTGCGATTTACGATTGGCGATTGGCGGTTGGCAAGTTCAGCCCAAAGTGCTCTCGCCGTAACTCAACACATAGAAACTGCGGGGATGTTGGCCGGGGAGATACACGAAATCCGTCACCCAGTAGCCCTGGGCGAACAGCGCCTCGAACCAGGCGCGGGTGTGCAGCCGCCAGCGCAGCGCCAGATCCCGGTCCGCGGCCTTCAGGGCCAGAAAATCGGGGGGGATTTCCACCAAAAGCAACGGCTGGTCCTGGGGGGCCGGGGGAAGGGCGCCTGGGGTCTCCGGCGTGATCTCCGGGGGTTCGGGACAGCCGTCGGGCCGCATCACAATGCGCGCCCCAGCAGCCAGAAAATGGGCCAGGTCCAGTCGTTTGCGCGGCTCGGCGCTCAGGCGTCTTTTCACCCGCGGCGCGTTCACCCACATCTCCACCTGGAAGCGGTCCGAGGGCAGGCCCACATTGAGGCCGTCGCGCATCTCCCCGTACACTTCGCGCAGGTAGGTACGGCACACCGCGCCCAGTTTGTGGATGTTTAGGTGGGCGTTGCGGCTCAGCAAGGGGTCGTAGGTCCAGGTGATGAGGTCGATGCCCTGATGACGCACCGCCTGCCACTGGGCCCGTTTGAGCCAGTAGGACAACCCCTGGTTGCGCCATTCAGGGACAATGCCCAACTGATGGGAACAGTGCTTGAGGCGCCAGCCTCCCTCATCTTGCACCAGGCCGGGAAAGCCGTATACGAAGCCGACCATGGGGCCGGGCCGTCCCCCACCGTCCAGGGGAAAAGCGCCCAGGACCACGCCGCCGTTGTGCGCCAGGGTGATGAGCAGGTGCATGGGCACCACATCGGTTTCGCTGCCCGGCCAGACCACTCGCTGGACCTCTTCCACCTGACGCATCTCGTCCGGGGTGTGGAGGAAGCGAATCTCCACCTCGCCTTTGGGAAGTCGCAGCCGTCGCATGGTTCACCTCAAGCGAAACAGGGTAGCCAACAAGCGCCGCCTCCAGGGGATGGCTTTCAGGTAATCCAACCGCCGGGCAAAGCGCTCGGGCATCAGGCCAAACTCCCGGGGGAGCACATCCACGTCGCAGGTGCGGCTGAGGGCCAGATAATCCAGCCAATAGGTCGAGATGGGGAAGGCGGGCAGGGCGTACTGCACCGCCACGGTGAGCCACCGCAGGTACACCGGCGGCACGGGAATCATCCACCGCCGCAGGCCCAGAACCTGCGCCACGGTCTGGACGATTTCGCCCAGGGTCAACTGCTCCGGCCCGCCGATTTCTAAGGTGCGGCCAAGCCATTGGTCCATCTCGACGGTCAGCGCCAGGGCCGCCGCCAGGTCTTCGATCCACAAAGGCTGCAAACGCACCCTGCCGTCGCCGGGGAGCAGGAAAAACCCCGGCTGGGCGTGGAGCAACAGGGCCAGCCCGGTGGTTAGGCCGTCGCCGGGGCCGAAAGCCAGCGCGCTGCGCAGGATGATGTGGGGCACGCCGCTGCGTCGGATGGCCGCCTCGGCCAGCCCTTTGGCGCGCAACACCGGATAGGCCGAGGCCGGCTCGGCACCCAGATGGCTGAGGTAAATCAGGTGTCCCACCCGCATCTCTAAAGCCGCCTCGACCAGGGCCTGGGTGCCTTGAACATCTACCTGAGCCAGGTCGGCTTGCACCCCCAGCCATTCGCCCCCGGCCAGGTGAACCACGGCTTCGACGCCCGCCAGGGCAGCCCGCAGGCCACGGGGGTCGTCCAGGGTGGTCAAGGCCACTTCCACCGGCACGCCCTTGGGCAGGCGCGGATTCCGTCCGCCGGGGCGCAACAACACGCGCACCTCGTGGCCTGCCGCCACCAGGTGACGCACCAACGCCTGCCCGACGAAGCCAGTCCCACCGGTAATCAGGATACGCATGGCTCCATTATAAAGGGAGTGGGGAGAAGGGGGCAACTTTTCTTGTCGGGCCTGCCTGGCACGACTCTTGCATCCGAAGAGGCGCAAGCAAACCGCAAGCCCTCCTCAGGAGCCTGCCATGAGCGACCCCCACGCCATCTTCCCCCATCCGCCGCGCTACGGCGTGCATCTGACGCCCGACATCACCCCTTTGAGCCAGCCTCAACTGGAGGCCGTCCTGCCCACGGCACGGGCCCTGGGGCTGCGTTGGGTGGTCATCCCCGCCCCCACGACGCGCGCCGTGCCCGAAGAGCACATCCGCCCCTGGCTGGAGCAGGGGGTGACGGTCATCCTGCACCTGCACGCGCCGGTTTACGACCCGCCGGCCGTGGGTGAAGTGGTGCCTCTGCTGCAGGCCTACGCCCGTTGGGGGGCACGGTATCTCATCTGGTTCAACCGCCCCAACCTGCAAGCCGCCTGGGGGGGCACCTGGACCCAGGCCGACCCGGCCGAGCGCACGGCCGACGCCCTGCTCCCCCTGCTGCAGGCCGCCCAGGAGATGGGCCTGACCTCCCTGTTGCCTCCCCT contains:
- the fabL gene encoding enoyl-[acyl-carrier-protein] reductase FabL; this translates as MFAPDLFAGKVALITGSGRGIGQAIALQFARLGADVVVNFFRNRKPAEETASLIEQMGRRAVVVKANVGDLDDLDRLFATAEAEFGGLDFFIHNAASGYNRPVMEQKPKGWEWTMNINARALLFAAQKAAPLMQRRGGGAIVSISSPGSMRVLPEYVVVGASKAALEALTRYLAVELAPYDIVVNAVSPGVVLTDALKHFAVLRQSDAIEKARAATPAGRLTTPEDIAQVVAFLCSPGAAMIRGQVIVVDGGYLLPATGGL
- the menC gene encoding o-succinylbenzoate synthase; its protein translation is MLKIETLTLYHLRMPLVTPFETSFGRITHRECLIVEARDEQGLVGWGEVVADRDPGYAYETTGTAWHILSGFLVPWLLNAPLDDADPAADFQRRAARVRGHNMAKAGLEMALWDLRGKREGRSLREMLGGVRERVAIGVSVGIQPTVEALLETVAAYVEQGYRRVKLKIKPGRDVAEVQAVRRAFPGLPLQVDANSAYTLESAQALKPLDDLDLLLIEQPLAEDDLWDHHKLQGAFRTPICLDESITLPRHARQALEMGACRVINIKQGRVGGLGNAKAIHDLAQAQGVPVWCGGMLETGIGRAANLALASLPNFALPGDISATERYYARDITLERFTLNEDSTITVPTGPGLGVTVDREALAAFTVRCATFAGEV
- a CDS encoding NAD(P)H-binding protein — translated: MRILITGGTGFVGQALVRHLVAAGHEVRVLLRPGGRNPRLPKGVPVEVALTTLDDPRGLRAALAGVEAVVHLAGGEWLGVQADLAQVDVQGTQALVEAALEMRVGHLIYLSHLGAEPASAYPVLRAKGLAEAAIRRSGVPHIILRSALAFGPGDGLTTGLALLLHAQPGFFLLPGDGRVRLQPLWIEDLAAALALTVEMDQWLGRTLEIGGPEQLTLGEIVQTVAQVLGLRRWMIPVPPVYLRWLTVAVQYALPAFPISTYWLDYLALSRTCDVDVLPREFGLMPERFARRLDYLKAIPWRRRLLATLFRLR